From the genome of Catharus ustulatus isolate bCatUst1 chromosome 39, bCatUst1.pri.v2, whole genome shotgun sequence, one region includes:
- the ZNF574 gene encoding zinc finger protein 574: MSSPEETLLLVEHRYVCSECSHLSPSLEEALLHHQQHLQAPPPAQVSPQVSPAPGPAHLELLGVPAELETPSQFQCLECGALLVTPGQLLEHQELHLKLLGTPSDPPKPPQNPGIHFECPECRALFQSQELWLAHRQSHRNPQNPPQNHARVDVEHSYRKPEDGDTNPEIPTEIPADPPAESAVQLLLYECGECLQLFQSPKDFLEHQVTHLAPAPAPPPPPSQPPELRCQQCRELLPSARLLRAHLRCHALGQFRCPLCPRVLPDPGELRRHRAGHSRDSLFLCLDCGLALDTEAALLAHRRAHGAEPLHRCGVCGKTFASMTKFLYHRRSHAAPGPLPLPEPPLDPPNPGLACGMCPKSFPNAAALSRHQRFVHRLERRHRCGACGKMFKKASHLRNHARTHTGERPYGCRQCGRGFNSQANLLRHQLTHTGERPHECPECHKRFAQTSTLRQHLQVHLRRFPHRCGECGLRFHRPHRLLLHRAHHTGEYPYKCPQCGRSFLLRRLLDVHLLGHAGRQPQVCQGCGAAFAGAAALREHRCGKSGWKFECGVCGKKSGTAARLRAHERIHGAVTQSEAGQAVSEVVSEVVTAPKQRRSGGKNLECEDCKKLFSTETSLQVHRRIHTGERPYPCPECGKAFRQSTHLKDHRRLHTGERPFRCGDCGKAFAIAVRLAEHRRIHTGERPYGCQECGKAYRSFSNLWKHRKMHRGVHVETPMEIPETPGVGLGSQIPVQIPETPQETLEMGLGAQIPVETPETPKDTLKMGLGSSVHGETPETPQETLEMGLGSQIHAETPVETPKETLMVGLGAQIHGERPVQIPEDPKETLILGSGSSVHGETPVETPKDTLGVGLGAQIHEEGLSETPKETLRDQELPKTSPEPPQDPPGTLPDPPRAQE, encoded by the exons atGTCCTCCCCGGAGGAGaccctgctgctggtggagcaCCGCTACGTCTGCTCCGAGTGCTCCcacctctccccctccctggaGGAGGCGCTgctgcaccaccagcagcacctgcaggccccgccccccgcccaGGTGAGCCCGCAGGTgagccccgcccccggccccgcccacCTGGAGCTCTTGGGGGTCCCGGCCGAGCTGGAGACCCCCAGCCAATTCCAGTGCCTGGAGTGCGGCGCGCTGCTGGTGACGCCGGGGCAGCTcttggagcaccaggagctccaCCTCAAACTCTTGGGGACCCCCTcggacccccccaaacccccccaaaatcccggcATCCATTTTGAGTGCCCCGAGTGCCGCGCGCTGttccagagccaggagctgtggctggctCACCGCCAATCTCACCgaaacccccaaaatccgccccaaAACCACGCCAGGGTGGATGTGGAGCATTCCTACCGCAAACCCGAGGACGGCGACACAAATCCCGAAATTCCGACCGAAATCCCGGCGGATCCGCCCGCGGAAAGCGCGGTGCAGCTCCTCCTCTACGAGTGCGGCGAGtgcctgcagctcttccagagCCCCAAAGATTTTTTGGAGCACCAAGTGACGCATTTAGCGCCGGCaccggcgccgccgccgccgccgtcgcAACCGCCGGAGCTGCGGTGCCAGCAGTGCCGCGAGCTGCTGCCGTCGGCGCGGCTGCTGCGCGCCCACCTGCGCTGCCACGCCCTGGGGCAGTTCCGCTGCCCGCTGTGCCCGCGGGTGCTGCCGGACCCCGGGGAGCTGCGCCGGCACCGCGCCGGACACTCCAGAGATTCGTTGTTTTTGTGTCTGGACTGCGGTTTGGCGCTGGACACCGAGGCGGCGCTGCTGGCGCACCGCCGCGCCCACGGCGCCGAGCCGCTGCACCGCTGCGGCGTCTGCGGCAAAACCTTCGCCAGCATGACCAAATTTTTGTACCACCGGCGCTCCCACGCCGCGCCGGGCCCTCTCCCGTTACCGGAACCGCCGTTGGATCCGCCGAACCCCGGCTTGGCGTGCGGGATGTGCCCGAAATCGTTCCCCAACGCGGCGGCGCTGTCGCGCCACCAGCGCTTCGTGCACCGCCTGGAGCGGCGCCACCGCTGCGGCGCCTGCGGCAAGATGTTCAAGAAGGCGTCGCACCTGCGCAACCACGCGCGGACGCACACCGGGGAGCGGCCCTACGGCTGCCGGCAGTGCGGCCGCGGTTTCAACTCCCAGGCCAACCTGCTGCGCCACCAGCTGACCCACACGGGCGAGCGGCCCCACGAGTGCCCCGAGTGCCACAAGCGCTTCGCCCAGACCTCCACGCTGCggcagcacctgcaggtgcACCTGCGGCGCTTCCCGCACCGCTGCGGCGAGTGCGGCTTGCGGTTCCACCGGCCGCACCGGCTGCTGCTGCACCGCGCTCACCACACCGGGGAGTATCCCTACAAGTGTCCGCAGTGCGGGCGGAGCTTTTTGTTGAGGAGGTTGCTGGATGTCCACCTGCTGGGCCACGCCGGGcggcagccccaggtgtgccaggggtGCGGCGCGGCGTtcgcgggggcggcggcgctgcgggagcACCGCTGCGGGAAATCCGGGTGGAAATTCGAGTGCGGGGTGTGCGGTAAAAAATCGGGGACGGCCGCGCGGTTGCGGGCGCACGAGCGCATCCACGGAGCGGTCACTCAATCAGAAGCTGGTCAAGCGGTCAGTGAAGTGGTCAGTGAGGTGGTCACTGCACCGAAACAGCGAAGAAGCGGCGGTAAAAATTTGGAATGCGAAGATTGCAAGAAGCTTTTCAGCACGGAGACGTCGCTGCAGGTGCACCGGCGCATCCACACCGGGGAGCGGCCCTACCCCTGCCCCGAGTGCGGCAAGGCCTTCCGCCAGTCCACCCACCTCAAGGACCACCGGCGGCTGCACACGGGCGAGCGGCCGTTCCGCTGCGGCGACTGCGGCAAGGCCTTCGCCATCGCGGTGCGCCTGGCCGAGCACCGGCGCATCCACACCGGGGAGCGGCCCTACGGGTGTCAGGAGTGTGGGAAGGCGTACAGAAGCTTCTCGAATTTGTGGAAGCACAGGAAGATGCACcgagggg TCCATGTGGAGACCCCGATGGAGATACCAGAGACCCCcggggtggggctggggtcccAAATCCCGGTGCAgatccctgagaccccccaggaGACCCTcgagatggggctgggggctcaaATCCCAGTGgagacccctgagacccccaaggACACCCTCAAGATGGGGCTGGGGTCTTCAGTCCATGGGgagacccctgagaccccccaggaGACCCTCGAGATGGGACTGGGGTCTCAAATCCATGCAGAGACCCCAGTGGAGACCCCCAAGGAGACCCTcatggtggggctgggggctcaaATCCATGGGGAGAGGCCAGTGCAGATCCCTGAGGACCCGAAGGAGACCCTGATATTGGGGTCGGGGTCTTCAGTCCATGGGGAGACCCCAGTGGAGACCCCCAAAGACACCCtcggggtggggctgggggctcagatTCATGAGGAGGGTCTGAGTGAGACCCCCAAAGAGACCCTcagg GACCAGGAGCTCCCCAAAAcgagcccagagcccccccaggatccccccgGGACCCTCCCGGACCCCCCCCGAGCTCAGGAGTGA